A window of Flavobacterium flavigenum contains these coding sequences:
- a CDS encoding DNA-deoxyinosine glycosylase, whose product MYKTALHPLVDNSSKILILGTMPGDQSIAKQQFYGNKGNHFWKIMFTIFNEDYSQSYEDRKIFLKKHKIALWNVLASCVREGSSDSKITNETVNDFLNFHKQYPNIQYVFFESKSAAKFFHKYTTPRAGISYHTLPSTSGLNAGISFDQKVEMWKIVAKTAND is encoded by the coding sequence ATGTATAAAACTGCTTTACATCCTCTGGTAGATAATTCCAGCAAAATATTGATTCTCGGAACAATGCCCGGCGATCAGTCTATCGCTAAACAACAATTTTACGGTAATAAAGGAAACCATTTCTGGAAAATCATGTTTACTATTTTTAATGAAGATTACAGCCAGTCTTATGAGGACCGAAAAATCTTTTTGAAAAAACATAAAATTGCCCTCTGGAATGTTTTAGCATCCTGTGTGAGGGAAGGAAGCAGCGATTCTAAAATAACCAATGAAACAGTAAATGATTTTTTAAATTTTCATAAACAATATCCAAACATTCAGTATGTGTTTTTTGAAAGTAAATCGGCAGCTAAATTTTTCCATAAATATACAACTCCACGAGCAGGTATATCTTATCACACCCTTCCCTCAACCAGTGGCTTAAATGCAGGAATCTCATTCGATCAAAAAGTCGAAATGTGGAAAATTGTAGCAAAAACAGCAAATGATTGA
- a CDS encoding ferritin-like domain-containing protein, translated as MKNSEKQGQTNATQGKATETKAIKNNDKANIVAPAADAATELKELFVDSLKDIYWAENALVVALPKMAANASSPGLGSAILEHLDITQLQVERLKQVFDLLGEKAEGKKCEAMAGLLKEGDSILEETTPGPVRDAGIIAASQKIEHYEIATYGTLVAFAKTLGENDAAKLLTQTLAEEKEADCILNDVALNVVNMVAAE; from the coding sequence ATGAAAAATTCAGAAAAACAAGGTCAGACAAATGCGACCCAAGGAAAAGCAACTGAAACAAAAGCTATAAAAAATAATGACAAAGCAAATATTGTAGCACCAGCCGCTGATGCAGCAACCGAATTAAAAGAACTTTTTGTTGACAGCCTGAAAGATATTTACTGGGCAGAGAACGCACTTGTTGTCGCACTGCCAAAAATGGCTGCTAATGCGAGTTCTCCGGGACTTGGAAGCGCAATTTTAGAACATCTTGACATAACTCAGCTTCAGGTCGAAAGGCTGAAACAAGTTTTCGACCTTTTAGGCGAAAAAGCCGAAGGGAAAAAATGCGAAGCTATGGCCGGATTACTCAAAGAAGGCGACAGTATTCTTGAAGAAACAACCCCGGGACCTGTTAGGGATGCTGGTATTATTGCTGCTTCCCAAAAAATTGAACATTATGAAATAGCTACATACGGAACGTTGGTTGCTTTTGCAAAAACACTCGGAGAAAATGATGCTGCAAAACTATTAACACAAACACTTGCAGAAGAAAAAGAGGCAGATTGTATACTTAACGATGTTGCTTTAAATGTTGTAAATATGGTAGCAGCTGAGTAA
- a CDS encoding catalase produces MKNFQDDKQRDLSINKSDGTNKFLTTDQGVRINDDNNSLKAGERGPSLLEDFILREKITHFDHERIPERVVHARGSGAHGFFEVTNPIPELTKAGFLKEAGIKTPVFARFSTVAGSRGSTDLARDVRGFAVKFYTQEGVYDLVGNNIPVFFIQDASKFPDLVHAVKPEPHNEMPQAASAHDTFWDFISLMPESMHMIMWAMSDRAIPRSYRMMEGFGVHTFRLINEANESTFVKFHWKPKLGTHAVAWDEAQKISGKNPDFHREDLWQAIEMGNFPEWELGVQVIPSEDENKYEFDLLDPTKIVPEELVPVTIVGRMVLNKNPDNFFAETEQIAFHPGHVVPGIDFSNDPLLQGRLFSYTDTQLTRLGGPNFHEIPINRSVAPVHNNQRDGFMRQEVNKGRVSYHPNSLGGGCPYQAQIAEGGFSSFNERIEAHKVRERSESFADHFGQAKLFFNSQTPEEKSHIVKALRFELGKVETTAIRVRMLGLLSQVDAQLAEKVALGLGASVPPIPEFPANKGVSPENEGGNQEPKTVESSVSVSEALSMVKNPTNSPTIESRKVAILCSDGVSEAAVMNIKSALKKQGAKGCVIAPHLGSVLTDSDGALAAEFSFLTASSVLFDAVYVPHGIGLNVLAENDDALEYLNDAYKHCKVIGADGEASELLSATTFASKLTNDDPGIIITSEVGSEAFAQEFIDAMAMHRFWDREPNLYI; encoded by the coding sequence ATGAAAAATTTTCAAGATGACAAACAACGCGATTTGTCTATAAACAAATCAGACGGAACCAACAAATTCCTGACTACCGATCAGGGTGTCCGAATTAATGACGATAATAATTCGCTTAAAGCGGGCGAAAGAGGCCCTTCCCTATTAGAGGATTTCATTTTAAGAGAAAAAATCACCCATTTTGACCATGAACGTATTCCGGAAAGAGTAGTTCACGCACGTGGCTCAGGAGCACATGGCTTTTTTGAAGTCACCAATCCAATTCCAGAATTGACAAAAGCTGGTTTTTTAAAAGAAGCCGGAATTAAGACTCCCGTTTTTGCAAGATTTTCTACCGTTGCCGGTTCTCGCGGATCTACTGACCTTGCAAGGGATGTTAGAGGATTTGCTGTTAAATTTTACACACAGGAAGGTGTTTATGACCTGGTTGGAAACAATATTCCCGTATTTTTTATTCAGGACGCATCAAAATTCCCGGATCTCGTTCATGCAGTAAAACCTGAGCCACACAACGAAATGCCTCAAGCCGCGTCTGCACATGACACATTTTGGGATTTTATATCTTTAATGCCGGAATCAATGCACATGATTATGTGGGCAATGTCTGATCGGGCGATTCCAAGAAGCTATCGTATGATGGAAGGTTTTGGAGTTCATACCTTTAGATTGATAAATGAAGCTAATGAATCTACTTTTGTAAAATTTCATTGGAAACCAAAATTAGGAACCCACGCTGTAGCCTGGGATGAAGCACAAAAAATTTCTGGTAAGAATCCGGATTTTCACAGAGAAGATTTATGGCAGGCAATAGAAATGGGTAATTTTCCTGAATGGGAATTAGGCGTCCAGGTAATCCCATCAGAGGATGAAAACAAATATGAATTTGATTTACTTGACCCAACAAAAATTGTTCCCGAAGAACTAGTTCCGGTTACTATTGTTGGAAGAATGGTACTGAATAAAAATCCCGATAATTTCTTTGCAGAAACAGAACAGATTGCTTTTCATCCTGGACATGTTGTTCCCGGAATTGATTTCTCTAATGACCCATTGTTACAAGGAAGATTATTTTCTTACACAGATACACAGCTTACCAGATTAGGCGGGCCAAATTTTCATGAAATTCCAATTAACAGAAGCGTTGCTCCCGTTCATAATAATCAGCGTGATGGGTTTATGCGTCAGGAAGTTAATAAAGGCCGTGTAAGTTATCATCCGAATTCACTAGGCGGCGGATGTCCGTATCAGGCTCAAATTGCCGAAGGCGGATTTTCTAGTTTTAACGAACGTATTGAAGCACACAAGGTGAGAGAAAGAAGCGAGAGTTTTGCAGATCACTTCGGTCAGGCAAAATTATTCTTTAACAGCCAGACCCCTGAAGAAAAAAGCCATATCGTAAAAGCGCTTCGTTTTGAACTTGGTAAAGTAGAAACTACTGCTATCAGAGTAAGAATGCTAGGACTTCTTTCGCAAGTGGATGCACAATTAGCTGAAAAAGTCGCATTAGGTTTAGGGGCTTCTGTACCTCCAATACCTGAATTTCCTGCTAATAAAGGAGTTTCTCCGGAAAACGAAGGCGGAAATCAGGAACCTAAAACGGTTGAATCCTCTGTTAGTGTATCAGAAGCATTAAGTATGGTTAAAAACCCAACTAACTCACCTACAATCGAATCCCGAAAAGTTGCTATACTTTGCTCAGACGGAGTTTCTGAGGCTGCAGTAATGAATATCAAAAGTGCCCTTAAAAAGCAAGGCGCAAAAGGATGTGTGATTGCCCCACATTTAGGATCTGTTCTTACGGACTCTGATGGAGCACTTGCTGCTGAATTTAGTTTCCTAACGGCATCATCAGTTTTATTTGATGCAGTGTATGTGCCTCACGGAATTGGACTTAATGTTTTAGCAGAAAATGATGATGCCCTGGAATATCTTAATGATGCATACAAACATTGCAAGGTTATAGGAGCTGACGGAGAAGCATCTGAATTATTGAGCGCAACCACTTTTGCATCAAAACTAACAAATGATGATCCCGGAATTATTATTACCAGCGAAGTAGGATCTGAAGCATTTGCCCAGGAATTTATCGATGCAATGGCAATGCACCGTTTCTGGGATCGTGAACCAAACTTATATATTTAA